GCACTTAGGAGTTGGCTGCCCTGACCCGGCCACATTCCTGCCTTCTGTGAATCTTCTAGGCACAAATTCTTTGCTTCCGGTATTGTGTTCCTGAGCATTAAAAAGCCGAGAGAGCCCCAGGCTGCCCATCACACACCCTCTGTGAACTCCTCTactgagctggaggcaggtgtctgctggTAGCTAAGTACTGGGGCTGGGACTCTAGGAGCTTATAGGATGGGGTGTGCAGGACAGCCATGAAGGGGCCACATGCGTGGGGTCTGAGGGCTGCTGGGTAGAGGGGCACGTAGGACAAAGAGGGAACACGGGAGAGGAGCAGTCAGCCATGTCTTGGGGGTGGGTGGCGATCTTTGGGCTGCCCACAGTACCATCTTGTTGAGCTCACTCTTGAAGCCTAAGGGGCAagaaagtgggtagcagacaggGCTGGCAGTGACCCCGGGGATACTTTATTGGAAAGCAGGCTGTGGGGACTAATAAGGAATGAGACCAGCACTAAGTCTTGTTAAGAGACTTAGTCTTGTTTAGGGGACTCTAGGGGTCCTGAATCAGAGAGGGTAAAGGTGAGGGTACACAGGTAACCTCTGTGTCTGCCCATGCTCCATGGGAGAGATAGCAGGCTCAGCTTAGACGATGGCTGCCCACATGGAGGGGACTGGGGGTGGCCCAGGGCATTTGCACCTGcttggcttagtcagtagagcctCCAACTCTcaatcttggagtcatgagttcaagccccacattgcacATGGAggctatttaaaagaaaaaaaaagtaacaccaTACGATTTCTTGTGCAGCCAGGACCTCAGAACATTTTCGCACCATTCACTCCTCCTGTCTTCTGTGCCATTGACAGatgctgcattttcttttctttttacttacttactcatttgcttatttatttaaagttggCTCCCTGCctagcatgaagcccaacatggggcttgatctcatgaccctgagatcaagacctaagctgaggtcaagagtcagacacttaactgagtcacccaggcacccctgctgcTGCATTTTAAATCCCAGAAGTCGTTATGATTGTTTTGTACAGTCAGTATTCTTTCAGGTTTCCCTGCATATTAACTCTTTCTGATGCACTTCGTTCCTTCTTGCAATTCAGTGCTCCTCTCAGGTCATTTTCCTTCTGTCAAAAGTActccctttaatatttctgaaagtaCAGATTTCCTGATAACCAATTTTGCCAACTTTTCTTCTTCTGACCAAGTTTTTCTTTgaaggctaatttttttttaaagatttatttgagagacagagagagtgtgagcaagggATGAAGGGGTGGCCagaagaagaggggagagagaatcccaagcgggCTTCCCACTGAGCGCAAAGCCTAATGCAGGGATCAGtcctacaatcctgagatcatgacacgagctgaaaccaagcatctgacccttaaccagctgagccagccaggcacccctctttgcttttgttaagattttatttatttattcatgagatacacatagaaagaggcagagacataggcagaggaagaagcaggctccccgtggagagcctgatgcgggacttgatcccaggaccccaggatcacaacctgtgccaaaggcagacactcaaccacaaagccacccaggcgtccctctttgaAGGCTGTTTTATCTAGATTTATCATTCTGGTGTGGCATTCTAACTACTGTTGGCATTACCTATAAATCTTATCCATTACCCATTGTCTTATGGTTTCCATGATTTGTGTGGAGAAGTCAGCTGTCCATTGTACGTATTCCTTTGATGGTCAGGTGtctaagaatttctttttgtCCTTGGTGTTTAGTAGTGTGTAAATGATTTGCCTAGGTGTGCTCATCTTTGGAGTTGCTAGTGTTTCTTTAGTTTGCATATGGCTTGATGTTTTCTACTTATTTTGTGACGTTTTgttattatctctttaaatactGCTTCTGGGACTCTCATTACCTGGATCTTTCTGCCACGTCCCATGGGTCTTTCACGTTCTTGTTTGTATTTCCTGACTgctgctcctctctgcctctgtctggaTGTTTTCTGACTTACCTTGCAGTTCACTAATCTCCCTTTAGCTGTTCTAAACTGCTGTTGAAtccatttattgagctcttaacTTCAGTTATATTTTCAGTTGTAGAATTTCCATTGGATTAATTTTTACCACTTCAGATTCTCTGCTGAAATTCTCCCATCATGTGAGATACCTTCCTGaacttttattaatttcagttattttattttaatgtctgcATTTCCTTTGAGGGTCTTTCtgtcacctttatttttttctcatagctTTAGTTTAATCCTGGCTATTGTGTATGAAGAGTCCTAGGGATAATTTGAGGTTctgaatcatttattttcctcGAGAGAAAATGTATtccaggggcacccgggtgactcagttggttaagcatctgcctttggcttgggttgtgatctcagagtcctgggatcgaaccccacatgggggtctctgctcagcccactcatgttctctcttgcttgctctctctgtctctcaaatcaatgaataaaatcgaaagaaagagagagagagagagggagggagggacggagggaagaaaaaaaaaaaacaaaaggtaaaggCAAGCAATTATGCTGCAGGTGCCCTGACCCACCCTCTCAGGACTGATGAAGAGCCTTCCTTCCTTGCACtgatgcaaacttttttttttaaatttttttaatttatttatgatagtcacagagagagagagagagagagagagaggcagagacataggcagagggagaagcaggctccatgcagggagcctgatgcaggagttgatcccagggctccaggatcacgccctgggtcgaaggcaggcaccaaaccgttgagccacccagggatccctggacacaGGTGTTCTTGACCACTGGACCAGTCTCAGCTCCAGGGGGTGCAGGGGATACTGGGCGACATGGCAGCTACAGGGGATGGGGGTGCTCTGTGGCCAGCCCCTGGCCAGTGCTGCTGTTTCCTGTTGTGCtggcctctccctgtccccctgccaAGCCCTCCCTGTTCCAGTGTCTTCTGAAGCCTTGGCAgcgtgggggctgggggggcatgGGTACTGTTGCTATTGCTGAGAGCCCCAAGTACAGCTCCCAGCGgcctcccctctctcctgctgATGTCTCACAAAACCCTGGAGCTGGTTTCTGAGAGtgatagaggtttttttttctcactaatcCCTGCAGTTTTGTGCCCACACCCAGTTTCTCTTCCgcttcccccccccgcccccccaccttgTCATAAACGAAAGTCAGTGCACCAAATCACGTGCTGCTTCTCTCCCAGTGCCTCAGCGGTGTTCACCAGCATCAGAGGGTAGAGGACAGAGTGGGTATCCCTGCTCCTTAGTGGgcagcaggcttcctgcacaCAGGCCCTGCTGGCACTGCCCTCTGGCCTCGGGGCCCTGGCAGGGAAGGGGGCTGGTGGAACTGGTACATTAGGGGACCGATTGGCATCAGAAAGCTCTCTAGTTCACACCAGTGTCTCTTGCTAGGTGTGTGGCCACAGACACCCCTGCCTCAGCTCTAGACAGACTCCTGCCCCAGGGGCTGGGGACTACAGCAGTGTTCTTGCCTGACAGACAGAGGGTCAGTAGGTGACAGACTGTGGGAGCCCTCGTGCTGGGACAGTGTTCCCTCTCCTGGAGGCTCAGGACCTCTGAGGGGCCAGCAGTACCCGAGGGGTTCAGAAGAGGTAGTGAAGAAGGAGGACCCACATCCCAGCTCCCCGACTGGTGTGTCAGGCCACTTCTGCTTCCCCGAGGCCGAAATGGCCTGTCCCACGGTCTCTGTCTTGCTTTTATTCAGCAGCAGCGCTCAGGAACTGTCATTGCCACCCCGAGCAGTTAGCCAGGGCCCCTCCTCCTGCAGCAGGCCTCTGGTGGGGAGCGGCCCGGGGTTAAGGAGGTACTGAGCAATGAGACCCCACACGTGGTGCGGCCAGCCCTACCCAGGAGATGCGACTTCCCTTTCATGGGCCAGGCCCACTGTGTGATCCTGGTCTCCTGTGGCTCCTGTCCCTTCACAGAGCACTTGGGGTCTAGCCGGTGGCATTTTAAAGACCTCTTGCCACCGTGAGGCTGGGCCGTTCTCCTGGCTGTCCCCGTGACCTGGCTTTTCCAGCCTTGCACAGTGTTGTCCCCATGCTTCTCTCTTGCCAGCTGCTCATGCACACCCTTGCCACCAAGAGTTGAGGTCTGTACCGGTGGCTCCAGGCCACCAAGGCTCTGAGAAAGAGGCCAGACCTAGAGAACCAACATGTGACCACCGGTGTCTCCGTGGGGAGAAACTCAGCCCAGGAGCTCTGACCCTGACTCCAGGTCAGGTGCTGCAGCCACTGCCGTGGGACCTGAGGACAGGGGTGCGgtctctctgaccctcagttaCCCTCACTGTCAGATGGAGCTCCTCCAGGAGAGACAGCCAGTGAGTGCTCCCCAGGCCCCCCTGGTCCCAGCTCTGGGTGAGAGCCCTCAGTGCAAGCAAACCTTGGCAGAGCAGCCTGCTTGGGGCTGAGGCTTGGAGTGGGGGGCCTGTCCCGGTGGTCCTTCTGTTCCTGTGCTTTCCCTCTTCGCCAGGCTGTCTCCAGAGAGAATGGAGGAAAGTCGAGAAGGCACACACTAGCTTATGTGGCTTCATTGCAGTCTGACCTGCAGATGTATGGGGTGAACACGATGGCCATACACTCCACTCCATCTCTGCTTGTTATTTGCTTTCATAGGGAACTCAGGCTGCGGAACTATGTCCCAGAGGATGAGGAcctgaagaggaggagggtgccACAGGCCAAACCAGTTGCGGGTAGGTGGACTGCTTTTCTCCACCTCTGCTCTGAGGCACCATCAGATGCCTCCACCTTGGCAAGTGTCGCCCTCTCTCAGAGAATATCTGGCAGTGCCAGGGCTGGAAGCTGGGCCCTTGGGACCCTCTAGCACCGCCTCACGACCATGCAGAAGTAATCAGGGTTGAGTGATGGCAGAGAGGTGGTCAGGGCACCCGAGGGTCTTCCAGGGATCTGCAAGCAAAGAAGCCACATCCCCTGGGAGGACCTCTCTGGACTGAGAAGTGGAAGTGGCCCCGGGGCCTTGGGACAGCGGGGGAcaagggggagggtggggagggtggagatGGTGCTGTGGGCACTTGGAGGTCACAGCGAGACCCTGAAGAAGGCCGACCATTCAGGTGCACGCTGCCGGCCCAGGCACAGAGGGTCGGAGAGGTGTTCCTGCCGGTGGGgcgggggcctgggcctggggctgcccaTCTCCCGTGGTGTGGGGAACAGCACAGCAGCCAGGAGCTTCTGGAGATGCTCCACACTGGAGAGGCAGAGTACTTcttaaatacacttttttttttaaatttttatttatttatgatagtcatacagagagagagagagaggcagagacacaggcagagggagaagcaggctccatgcaccgggagcccgatgtgggattcgatcccgggtctccaggatcgcgccctgggccaaaggcaggcgctaaaccgctgcgccacccagggatcccagagtacTTCTTATCACATAGTTCCTGGTCCTGTTTTTATCCCTCATTTTTGTTGTTATCAATTTTTAAttagacaaataaatgaataatgaatgattTATCTTGCAAATGTAAAGTGTTGCCCATTCAGCCACACCCACCCATTCAGCCACACCCCAGTCTGCTTCCCCACATTCTTTTCACTGAAATTCACGCACTTCCTAGGTGATTTGCTTCATGGTTTGGGCCACactggggtggggacagagggcaggacagggagatggggtggggagtggtCCCATGGTGCAGGGTCAGCACCTGTGGCTGAAGGCAGGTGAGGCAACACATGGCAGCAGTGACAGGGTGTGGAGGGAGCCCCTGGAGCCCAGATTTGTTGATATCTGGCCCTACAGGGGCAGGCCCTCCCAGTCTCCCACCTAGAGGCCCTGTGCACTGTCAGCCGCTGGGCATAGCTGAGAGGTGCGTGAGGTAGGCCTCCCTGGGGTGGCTGTTGCCCTGGTCCTGGGAGCACATACCTGAGTGGGATGGGAAGAAAAGCCAGTCCAGGATCCAGGGGACATCCTCCAAGCCTAGGAACCCCTGTAGATTAGGGGAAAGCCAGTCCTCTTGGTTCTTCACAAAGCCATGCTGTGGATGGATATACCCCGGTGGTTCCCTCCTTTCCCAGCAGGGTAGATAGCCAGGGAGCACCAGCCGCGCCTCCTGGCTGCAGGTCTGCGCTCTGCGGACTCCTAGCAGCTGCCCCCCCAGAGACCCTTCCTTTACCCCATGATTGCTTTCATCCCAGGAAACCCAAGGCCTCCCTCCAGGGCCATCTTTGCAGAGTCTTCACCTCTGGAAGTTgggggctctgggggaggggccaagAAAGCCCAAGGTCTCTGCGGGGTCCTGCCTGCACCCTCTAGGGCTTCCTGGGGCACCAGGGTGTGCTTCAGGTGGAGTGGTGGCTCCTTACTGACAGGCCTGTTGTTGTCTTGCACCCTCTAGTGGAAGAGAAGGTGAAGGAGCAGCTGGAGGCCGCCAAGCCAGAGCCCATCATTGAGGAAGTGGTGAGAGCCCTGAGTGCAGGGGTGGGGACTCCTTgggccctcctctcctcccctagctgctctcctccctccacttctctcttccatctccccgctctctcccctcccctccctcccttttttccaCTTGCTACCTCTGTGTCCTGGAGCTGGGCCCCTCCCATCCTCTCAtgtgtctccctcttccccaggACCTGGCCAACCTCGCGCCCCGGAAGCCTGACTGGTGAGTGCTCCAGGCAGGACAGTCCTCCCAGTAGGGAGATGGACAGTGTGGACACATAGCTACATGACATAATTCCTATGCTCCTGACGGAACATAAAGGAAGAGTGTGAGGGAAGGCTTTAGGGGTGACACCCGGGGGATGGGAGGGACTCAGGGAGAAGAGGAGCAGCAGTCCCCACCAGAAGTCCCTTCTGCTAGGGCAAGGATCTGCCCCACCTCAGAGAGCTGTGTTTGAGCAAGGCCAGACTTGGCCCTCTAGGAGCCAGGATGGAGGCAAGATGATGGGACGGGCAGACAGATTTCTGTCCCGGTTCTGCCACCAACTGGCCTGTGCTgctttggcctcagtttcctcttctgtgatgTGGGGCTACTCCTCCTTCCCCAGTACCCCTGTGCCCAGGCTGAGGGCTGTGTGGCCTGGAGTTTGTGTTCTGCTTGACCTCGGGCCAGAGGCACAGGCCATGTCCCTCTTACCTGCGATCCTGTGGCAAGTACAGCACCGCCAAAGGTGTTCTCATTTGTGGAAACAAAAGCCTGGGGCATGTGTCCTAGGAATCCCTGAGTCGGGAGAGTAGGCCTTCTGGAAGCTCCTGGTGGTGAGGGTGAGCATgtggctggaggaggagcagaaccCACCGTGAGCCAGGGAAAGTCACTCCCTGATGGTGCCTGAGGGGACCAGACCAAGAGAGCAGCCCTCTGCCACACCTTGACCCAGGCCTGTGTTTGGTGGGTCTGTGGCACCAGTCGGGGCAGGCGGGCTGATGCTGGGTCTTGTAGGAtgcaggaagggagagaggaacacCCTGGCCTCCTCCCCGGGGTGGTCTCCTGAGGCCCCTGAATGTGGTTCCTAATGGCagaggggctcagggaggggaggaTCCCAAGGCCACACCCAGCCAACCTTCACCTTCTGGCTTCCTTGCACCTGCCTGCTCCAGGGACCTCAAGAGAGACGTAGCCAAGAAGCTGGAGAAGCTAGAGAAGCGGACCCAGAGGGCCATCGCTGAACTGATCCGTAAGTGTGGGGCCTGGCAAGGCAGGATCCCTGCCCTGGGTGGGGAGCAGGTGGCCCAAACAagggcccctccccactccttctGTCTGCCACCCACCCAGGTGAGAGGCTGAAAGGCCAGGAGGACAGCCTGGCCTCTGCAGTGGACGCTACCACCGAGCAAGAGGCCTGTGACTCTGACTGAAGCCCACCATATCTCCTCCCCGTGTCAGGCCTGTCCTGTGGGCAGCCCCGGACTGAGG
The nucleotide sequence above comes from Canis aureus isolate CA01 chromosome 19, VMU_Caureus_v.1.0, whole genome shotgun sequence. Encoded proteins:
- the CCDC12 gene encoding coiled-coil domain-containing protein 12; translated protein: MAATAAGVGRLEEEALRRKERLKALREKTGRKDKEDGEPKTKQLREGEEEGEKHRELRLRNYVPEDEDLKRRRVPQAKPVAVEEKVKEQLEAAKPEPIIEEVDLANLAPRKPDWDLKRDVAKKLEKLEKRTQRAIAELIRERLKGQEDSLASAVDATTEQEACDSD